The Arachis hypogaea cultivar Tifrunner chromosome 16, arahy.Tifrunner.gnm2.J5K5, whole genome shotgun sequence genome contains a region encoding:
- the LOC112758666 gene encoding RING-H2 finger protein ATL3: protein MSDSSVPSDKLGESPAVELTGKIMVVAVIVLFMVVVFVLFLHLYAKWFWWSIGESNIPQPRRRRRRFVFAPGQDPASSGAVRRGLEPSVLRSLPVLVFQPQDFKEGMECAVCLSEVEEGEKARLLPKCNHGFHVDCIDMWFQSHSTCPLCRNPVTSATESSSDAAFPTNVFVWGNQAQVSSSNGASLEETTTSSSSSSSASSSDRVHHHGGGSLVIDIPSEITSSSASRFAEEDEMKSPITGRLKSLKRLLSRDRRMNPSSPRSIDLEHATGSGQSSS from the coding sequence ATGAGTGACTCGTCGGTGCCAAGTGACAAGTTGGGTGAGTCTCCGGCGGTTGAGTTAACGGGCAAGATCATGGTGGTGGCCGTAATAGTCTTGTTCATGGTGGTTGTGTTCGTGCTGTTCCTCCATCTCTACGCCAAATGGTTCTGGTGGAGCATTGGAGAGAGCAACATTCCTCAACCCAGAAGGCGGCGGCGGCGCTTTGTGTTTGCTCCTGGTCAAGACCCGGCCAGCTCCGGCGCTGTCCGAAGAGGCCTTGAGCCTTCTGTGCTGAGATCCCTGCCGGTGTTGGTTTTCCAGCCGCAAGATTTCAAGGAAGGTATGGAATGTGCGGTTTGCCTTTCGGAGGTTGAAGAGGGGGAAAAGGCGAGGTTGTTACCAAAGTGCAATCATGGCTTCCACGTGGATTGCATTGATATGTGGTTCCAATCCCATTCCACTTGCCCCCTCTGCAGAAACCCTGTGACCTCTGCCACCGAATCTTCTTCTGATGCAGCTTTCCCCACAAATGTCTTCGTTTGGGGGAACCAGGCCCAAGTGAGTTCTTCTAATGGTGCTTCTTTGGAAGAAACTACTACTTCTTCGTCCTCGTCCTCTTCAGCTAGCAGCAGTGACAGAGTTCACCATCATGGCGGTGGATCGTTGGTGATTGATATACCAAGCGAGATCACTTCATCTTCTGCAAGCAGGTTTGCAGaagaagatgagatgaaatctCCCATTACAGGGAGACTGAAATCATTGAAGAGGCTGTTAAGCAGGGACAGGAGGATGAATCCTTCTAGTCCACGTTCTATAGACCTTGAACATGCA